A genomic stretch from Budorcas taxicolor isolate Tak-1 chromosome 15, Takin1.1, whole genome shotgun sequence includes:
- the MS4A2 gene encoding high affinity immunoglobulin epsilon receptor subunit beta, with translation MEAEGRSRTELALPTPREPASASEIELAEVSLQESVLMEKPAPTAPRQTWLTVLKRELEFLGVTQILIGLIYLYFGIIVSSEINDSEFTENFFSSFKAGYPFWGALFFVISGILSIMSEKKPSVYLIRGCLGANAVSSVAAGTGVGILISNLKQSSTYVYRCKEVYENDYCSLACFSTEVVAIILLLTILGFGSAVSLMVYGIGEIIEGNQIPEDRLYEEVNIYSPIYSELEEREETASPADS, from the exons ATGGAGGCAGAAGGCAGGAGCAGGACAGAGCTCGCTCTCCCCACTCCACGGGAGCCCGCCAG TGCATCTGAAATTGAACTTGCAGAAGTGTCTCTCCAGGAAAGTGTCTTAATGGAAAAGCCTGCCCCAACCGCACCACGCCAAACGTGGCTGACTGTTTTGAAGAGAGAGCTGGAATTCCTGGGG GTAACACAAATTCTGATTGGTTTGATATACCTTTATTTCGGAATAATTGTGAGCTCCGAGATCAATGATTCAGAGTTTACTGAAAActttttttcatcatttaaagCGGGCTACCCATTCTGGGGAGCCCTATTT TttgttatttctggaattttgtcAATCATGTCTGAAAAGAAACCTTCAGTATATCTG ATCCGAGGATGCCTGGGAGCAAATGCGGTTAGCAGCGTAGCCGCGGGGACAGGCGTTGGCATCCTCATCAGTAACCTCAAGCAGAGCTCCACTTATGTCTACCGCTGCAAGGAGGTCTATGAGAATGACTACTGCTCCCTGGCCTGCTTCTCCACT GAGGTTGTGGCGATAATCCTGCTTCTCACCATCCTGGGCTTTGGCAGCGCTGTGTCACTCATGGTTTATGGAATTGGTGAAATAATTGAAGGAAATCAG ATTCCAGAAGATCGTCTTTATGaagaagtaaatatatattcaccGATTTACAGTGAGTTggaagaaagagaggagacaGCTTCTCCTGCTGATTCGTAA